The nucleotide window AGGCCGGCTGGCTCAACACCCAGGAGCGGGCCTTCTCCCTGCTGGCCCTGGGCAAGCTGGCGAAGAAAAACGCCGGCAGCACCGTGGTGGCTAGCCTGCTGGCTGATGGCAAGGCCATTGGCAACTTCTCGGGCAAAGACCTCACGGTAAGCAACGTGGCCAACCGCCAGCTGGCCCTGCGCACCAGCGGCAAAGGCAGCCTGTACTACTTCTGGGAAACGGAGGGCATTTCGCCCACCGGCCAGGTGCGCGAGGAAGACGCCTACCTGCAAGTGCGTCGCCAGTTCCTGGACCGCAGCGGCGCGCCCGTAGGTAGCACCAGCTTCCGGCAGAACGACCTGGTAGTGGTCAAAATCACCATCCAGTCGGCCGAAACCGCCGGGGAAGTGAAGAACGTGGCCATTACCGACCTGCTCCCCGCCGGCCTGGAAATCGAGAATCCGCGCATCGGGGCGGTGCGCGACCTGGCCTGGGCTACCGACGCCGCCCAACCCGACTACCTCGACGTGCGCGACGACCGGATCAACCTGTTCACCACCGTCACGCCCGCGCCCAAGGCGTTCTATTACCTCTGCCGGGCCGTGAGCAAGGGCACCTTCAAGCTCGGCCCCGTCAGCGCCGATGCCATGTACAACGCCGAGTACCACAGCTACAACGGCGCCGGCGTAGTGCGGGTGCGGTAAGTGTTGGCGCCCTAGTCCGTCATGCTGAGCGCAGCCGAAGCATCTCTACCGAACGATTCAACGGAGCGGTAGAGATGCTTCGGCTTCGCTTAGCATGACGTTCTTATTTTCCTCTGCAAACAGACTTCCTTCTTAACTATGGTAAACCTGCGCGTTATCCTGATTTCCATCCTGGTTATGTTTCTGGGCATGATCCTGTGGATGGGTTATTACTTCTACTTCCACACCGATGGCCAGGGCCGGGTAACGCGGGAAGCCGATAGTCCCGAAGCGGCCGCCCGGGGCCAGCAAACGCTGAGCCGGGCCGACGCGCTGATCAAACAGCGGCAGTACGTCCCGGCCAAAGCCCTGCTCGACTCGCTTCGGGACGCTGACCTGAACCCGGCCTTCTTCGTCAGTACCGAAGACCTGGAGCAGCGCTTCGATACCCTGCGGGCACGCACCTACCGGGAGAAACAGGCTCAGTAACACCTGAACTGTAGCAATCTTCAAGCCCCTCCTGCTATCTTTTCCCGAAAGCTCGGCCGCAGCTTTTCCCGTAGGCCTGCGTAGAGAAGGTTCATTCGGCCGCTGTTTCAGCGTGTTAGCCAGATGAACCTTCTCTACGCCTGTTTCCGATGAAGCTACTGCCTATCCACATCCGACGTTTTCTCTGTGTGAGTGTGCTGCTCATAGCCGGGCTGATGAGCACTCAAGATGCCCGAGCCGACATCGTCACGCTCAACGCCAACGACAACGGCAAGCAGGTGCAGCTGAACGTGGGCGACCAGCTGATTCTTCGGCTGCCGACCATTTCCCCGCGCTTTGGCTGGCGCCTGACGCAAACCTACCCGGGGCAGCTGACGGTGACGAATACGCACAGCCTGCCGGGCATCAGTAGCGGCGTGCCGGGGGCACCGGCTACCTTCGAAATCCACTTCCAAGCGGTGGGAACGGGTGGCCTGGACCTGGCCTTAGTATCGGCTCAACCGGGGAGCGGATATGCAGCTTTAGGTGGCTTCTTCCACGTGTTTATCACCATCGACAAGCCGGGCGTGGCCAAAAACGTGAACATCACGGAATACGGCAACCATAGTCGGGTGAAAGTAAACCAGGGCGACCAACTGCTCATCCGCCTCGACAACACCGTAGGCTCGCAGTACACCTGGGAAGTGCTGCCGCTTGACGACAGCGTGCTGCAGCTGCTACCTACCCCGGCCGAGAAGCCAGCGAAGAAACCGAAAAAGCGCAAAGCCGGCAGCGAAGACGATGTTACGTTCCAGTTTCAGGCCCTGAAGCCGGGCCGCACCACGCTGCGCTTTCTCTACCGCAATGCCACCAGCAACGAAGCGCCGCCCAAGCGTGACTTCGAGGTAGACGTGGAAGTACCCGAGCCGCCCAAATAGACGCTCCGCTACCTAAGCTGGCCGTTTTTATGACCGGAATAGTAGCAGTTTTATATTCCTTCGAATACCTCTGTCCATTCCAGCTCTACCCCGGGTAGCGTGGCTACCGGAATGGGTCCGGGCTGGTAGAACTCTCCCCGCAGCTCATACTGGTCGTTTTTAAGGGTATAGATGATGACGTTTTTCTGGCCGGGGTCCACCATCCAGTATTCCAGCACGCCGTTCTCTTCGTACAGATCGAACTTGGTTTTGCTGTCGTGAGCGGTGTTACCGGGGCTTAGGATTTCGATAATCCAATCGGGCGCACCCACGCAGCCAAACTCGTCCAGCTTACCCAGGTCGCACACCACGCAGAGGTCGGGCTGCACCACGGTAGTCATCTGGGCGTCTCCGTTGGCGGAGGTTTTCAGCAAGCGAACATCGAACGGCGCGGCGAAGCCCCGGCAGGTCTTACCGCGCAAAGCCGTTCTGATTACTCCTCCCAGGTTGAAGGAAATAGATTGGTGCCGTACGCGCGGGGCGGGGCTCATGCGGCGCACTTTGCCGCGGATCAACTCCACAAACTCATCCAACTGCCAGGTGAGGTAATCGGCGTAGGTGTAGGTTTTAGTGAGGTCGAGCTGAGAAATATCGGTGATGACGGGCATGGCTGCAGCAGTAGAGAAACAAACGAATATACGATGCAAATCAACCGGTGCAGGGTGCGCATCTGCTAACTTGCTCCCGTGAAACGCCGCATCATTTTACGTCTTCTGGCGGGCTTCGGCTTGTTGCTGCTGGTTCTGCTGGGGTTGGATTGGGCGTTTCCGCTGCCGCCCGCGCCGCAGTACTCGCCCATTGTGCTGGCAGCCGATGGCTCGGTGCTGCACGCCTACCTCAACCCCACCCAGAAGTGGCGGATGAAAACCGAGCTGCGCGAAATCACGCCGGTGCTGCGCAAGGCCATTATCGAGAAGGAAGACCGGTGGTTTCGGTGGCACTTCGGGGTGAACCCCGTGGCCCTGGTGCAGGCGGCCGGGCGCAACCTCTTCGGCAAGGGGCGCACTACGGGGGCCAGCACCATTACCATGCAGGTGGCGCGGCTGCTGGAGCCCAAGGAGCGCACCTTCGGCAACAAGCTGCTGGAAATGCTGCGCGCCACCCAGCTGGAAGCCCATTACAGCAAGGACGAGATTCTGCAGCTTTACCTGAACCTGGTGCCCTACGGCGGCAACGTGGAGGGAGTGAAGTCGGCGGCGCTGCTGTACTTCCAGCAAACGCCCGATTACCTTTCCCTGGCCCAGACCGTGACGCTGGCTATCATTCCCAACCGGCCCCGGGGGCTGATACTAGGCAAAAACAACGCGTCGGTGCTCCAGGAGCGCAACCGCTGGCTGCAGCGCTTCGGAGAGGCCGGGCTTTTTCCGAAAGACGACGTGGAAGATGCCCTGCTGGAGCCGCTGGACGTGCAGCGCCACGCCGCGCCGGTGCTGGCCCCGCACCTTTCGCGCCGGCTGGTGCGGCAGTTTCCGCGCCAGGCCATCATCCGCAGCAGCCTGCAGCGCAGCAAGCAAAGCAAGGCCGAAGACCTGACGCGCAACTACGTGCGCCGCCTCCGCGAGCTGGGCATCACGCAGGCTGCCGTGCTGGTAGTAAATAACCGCACCCGGCAGGTGGAAGCCTACGTGGGCTCGGCCGATTTCCGGGACTTCGCGGGCCAGGGCCAGAACGACGGCGTGGTGGCCGTCCGCTCCCCAGGCAGTACGCTCAAGCCGTTTCTGTACGCGCTGGCCATGGACCGCGGCCTCGTCACACCCAAGCAACTACTGCCCGACGTGCCCACCAACTTCCAGGGATACCGCCCCGAGAACTTCGACAAGCACTGCAACGGGGAGGTGACGCTGGAACGGGCCCTGGCTTTCTCACTCAACATCCCGGCCGTGCGCGTGCTCAACCAACTGGGTGTGCCCACCTTCACCGACAAGCTGCGGCAGGCTGGCTTTCAGAGCGTAACGCGCAACCGCGCCCGTTTAGGCCTCAGCAGTATTCTGGGCGGCTGTGGGGCCAGCCTGGAGGAGTTGACCAACCTTTACGTGACGCTGGCCGATGCGGGAAAGTACGCGCCGCTGAGCCTTGTATCGGCCCCGGCCAGCAAGCAAAAGGCGGTGCTACTTTCTGAAGCCTCCGCTTTTCTCACCACCGACATCCTGGCCCAGCTTACCCGACCCGACCTCCCGCTGGGCGCGGCCAGCAGCATGCGCCTGCCCAAAGTTGCCTGGAAAACCGGCACCAGCTACGGCCGCCGCGACGCCTGGAGCATTGGCTACAACCGGCAGTACACCATTGGCGTGTGGGTCGGCAACTTCAGCGGGCAGGGCAGCCCGGCCCTCACGGGTTCCGACGTGGCTACGCCCCTGCTGTTCGACCTCTTCAACACGCTGGCCTACAACTCGCCCAATGACTGGTTTGTGCCGCCCGCCGCGCTGGACTTCAGGCTGGTATGCGCCGAGAGCGGGCTGGTACCGGGTGAAAACTGCCCGAATCAGGTAATCGACTATTTCCTACCGGGCGTATCCAACGGGCTGCGCTGCCAGCATGTGCGGGAGGTACTGGTGTCGGCTGATGGGAGCTTTACGTACTGCCGCACCTGCGCCCCGGCGGCGGGCTACCGCCGGGAGTTGTACCCCAATCTGCTGCCCGAAGTGGCCGCTTACAAGCAAGACCAGGGCATTCCGTACCGGCGGCTGCCGCCCCACAACCCGCTGTGTCAGCTGGTGCGCGGCACCGAGCGGGCACCGACCATTACCTCCCCGGCTGCCAACACGGAGTACGTGCTCAACCGCCACGAGCAGCAGCAACTCTTACTTAGTTGCACTACGGATAATGAGGTGCGCCAGGTGCATTGGTACGTGAACGACAAGTTTCTGCGCACCGCCGCCGCCACCGAGCGGGTATTCTTCCGGCCCCAGCCCGGGCCGCTCAAAATCTCCTGTGCCGACGACCACGGCCGCAACACCGATGTGCTGGTGACCGTGACGGAACTGTAAGCCTACCAGCCGGCCTCTTGGCCCGCCCACCACACCTCGGTGCCGGCGGGCACGGGCGTGGCCTCGGCGTGAGTGAGCAGTAGCGCCCGGACGGTTGAGCTTTTAGTTGTTGCGGTGGTTTCTCTCGATACTTCCTCAACCGTGGCGGTGGCGGCTTCCGCATGCCCATCGGGGTAGCGAAGCTGCACGGCCAGGGCGCTGTATAAAGCCAGTTCGCTCAGGACCGATGACGGGTTTTCGGGGAGTAATAACACCCCCAAGCCCGGCAGGCTAAAACTTTTTTCCACGCGGAGCAGGCAGTGTTCCATCATGCCAGGTCATACGTAATTATTGCCATTTGCAGCACATTAGGCGGCCATTTTCATTATATCAACCCAATTATATATAACTAGCAGAAACCCGAACCCAACCGTTACTGGGGCCGTACTGGCATGGTGCTTGTAAAATCCCTTCCAGAATCAACAAGTACACCTCCGACCCTTAACAGCAATTTGTCATGAAAAAGATCAGCTGGATTTTCGCCCTCGTCATATTGTTCACCTCGGCTTTTGGTGAGTCTGCCCATGCGCAGGATAAAAGAAAGTAAGCCCGCAGGCTAAAGGTGCCATCATTGGTGGCCTGGGTGGTGCCGCGGCTGGTGCTGTCATTCATAAGCGCAACCGGGTTGTAGGGGGCGCAGTAGGTGGCGCCGCCGGTGCCGGCGTAGGCTATGTAATCGGGAAGCGCGTCGACAACAAGCGCAAGGCCGAAGCCGCCCGCGTAGCCGCTGCCAACCAGGCCGCCGCCGACCGCGCCGCTTACCGGGCCAGCGTAGCCAGCTCCAACCAGGCTAAAACCCGTACGGTAACTACCAAAACATCTTCGGCCGCGCCGGCTATGGCCCTGGCAGCTGGCGCTGGTGTAGGTGCCGCCATGCTCTACGATGCCAACGGCAACCCCGTACCCTACGGTGCCAGCGCCAATGGCCTCGCCTACCTGCCCAACGACTCATACGGTGACCGTGACTCGGCGTATCCCGATTCGCAGGTTCGTCGCAAGAGCTGGTAATCGGCTCAGCACCTTATTAATATCAAACCCAGGCCTGCGGGCCTGGGTTTTCTGGTTCTTTTCTCTTCCTTTCTCCCTCACCAACACCCTGTTCTCATGCGTTACTCCCTCCTGGCGGGCCTCGGTTTTGCCCTGCTGAGCGCCTGCACCCAAACCAAGAAAGAAGACACCGCCACGGCCGTCGACGTCCACGCCCTCAACCAGCAGTTCATTGGCGCCTGGAACAGCCGCAACACCACGCAACTCGACACCTTGCTCGCCGACGACGTGCAGTACCTGCAGGGCGAGTCGCACTTCAGCGGCAAGTCGGAGGTTTCCGATAAGTGGATCCGCGAAACCGTGGGCACCATCAACGACCTCAAGCTAAGCCCCGTGAGCT belongs to Hymenobacter sp. J193 and includes:
- a CDS encoding protease inhibitor I42 family protein → MKLLPIHIRRFLCVSVLLIAGLMSTQDARADIVTLNANDNGKQVQLNVGDQLILRLPTISPRFGWRLTQTYPGQLTVTNTHSLPGISSGVPGAPATFEIHFQAVGTGGLDLALVSAQPGSGYAALGGFFHVFITIDKPGVAKNVNITEYGNHSRVKVNQGDQLLIRLDNTVGSQYTWEVLPLDDSVLQLLPTPAEKPAKKPKKRKAGSEDDVTFQFQALKPGRTTLRFLYRNATSNEAPPKRDFEVDVEVPEPPK
- a CDS encoding Uma2 family endonuclease; this encodes MPVITDISQLDLTKTYTYADYLTWQLDEFVELIRGKVRRMSPAPRVRHQSISFNLGGVIRTALRGKTCRGFAAPFDVRLLKTSANGDAQMTTVVQPDLCVVCDLGKLDEFGCVGAPDWIIEILSPGNTAHDSKTKFDLYEENGVLEYWMVDPGQKNVIIYTLKNDQYELRGEFYQPGPIPVATLPGVELEWTEVFEGI
- the pbpC gene encoding penicillin-binding protein 1C, coding for MKRRIILRLLAGFGLLLLVLLGLDWAFPLPPAPQYSPIVLAADGSVLHAYLNPTQKWRMKTELREITPVLRKAIIEKEDRWFRWHFGVNPVALVQAAGRNLFGKGRTTGASTITMQVARLLEPKERTFGNKLLEMLRATQLEAHYSKDEILQLYLNLVPYGGNVEGVKSAALLYFQQTPDYLSLAQTVTLAIIPNRPRGLILGKNNASVLQERNRWLQRFGEAGLFPKDDVEDALLEPLDVQRHAAPVLAPHLSRRLVRQFPRQAIIRSSLQRSKQSKAEDLTRNYVRRLRELGITQAAVLVVNNRTRQVEAYVGSADFRDFAGQGQNDGVVAVRSPGSTLKPFLYALAMDRGLVTPKQLLPDVPTNFQGYRPENFDKHCNGEVTLERALAFSLNIPAVRVLNQLGVPTFTDKLRQAGFQSVTRNRARLGLSSILGGCGASLEELTNLYVTLADAGKYAPLSLVSAPASKQKAVLLSEASAFLTTDILAQLTRPDLPLGAASSMRLPKVAWKTGTSYGRRDAWSIGYNRQYTIGVWVGNFSGQGSPALTGSDVATPLLFDLFNTLAYNSPNDWFVPPAALDFRLVCAESGLVPGENCPNQVIDYFLPGVSNGLRCQHVREVLVSADGSFTYCRTCAPAAGYRRELYPNLLPEVAAYKQDQGIPYRRLPPHNPLCQLVRGTERAPTITSPAANTEYVLNRHEQQQLLLSCTTDNEVRQVHWYVNDKFLRTAAATERVFFRPQPGPLKISCADDHGRNTDVLVTVTEL
- a CDS encoding nuclear transport factor 2 family protein; translation: MRYSLLAGLGFALLSACTQTKKEDTATAVDVHALNQQFIGAWNSRNTTQLDTLLADDVQYLQGESHFSGKSEVSDKWIRETVGTINDLKLSPVSSGNDAATAYEAGTFEVEVVPEDRTQPRGVGEGNFILLWKKNAKNAWKLSYAQLEGLPVRVK